A section of the Larus michahellis chromosome 1, bLarMic1.1, whole genome shotgun sequence genome encodes:
- the KERA gene encoding keratocan yields MTLNICTSLLLLFLGNSVWTRTVRQVYDDLDPEHWSHYTSECPRECFCPPSFPNALYCDNKGLKDIPAIPARIWYLYLQNNLIETISEKPFVNATHLRWINLNKNKITNSGIESGVLSKLKRLLYLFLEDNELEEVPAPLPVGLEQLRLARNKISRIPEGVFSNLENLTMLDLHHNSLLDSALQSDTFQGLNNLMQLNIAKNSLKKMPLSLPANTLQLFLDNNSIEVIPENYFSAIPKVTFLRLNYNKLSDDGIPPNGFNVSSILDLQLSHNQLTKIPPINAHLEHLHLDHNRIKSVNGTQICPVSIAVEDDYGFYGNIPRLRYLRLDGNEIQPPIPLDVMICFRLLQAVVI; encoded by the exons ATGACTCTAAACATCTGTACAAGCCTTTTGCTCTTATTCTTGGGTAATTCTGTGTGGACTCGAACTGTGAGACAAGTTTATGATGATCTGGATCCTGAGCATTGGTCTCACTACACTTCTGAGTGTCCACGAGAGTGCTTTTGTCCTCCTAGTTTCCCCAATGCATTATACTGTGATAACAAAGGACTTAAAGACATACCTGCAATCCCAGCAAGAATTTGGTACCTTTATCTTCAAAACAATCTAATTGAAACCATTTCAGAGAAGCCTTTTGTGAACGCCACTCATCTGAGATGGATAAATCTGAACAAGAATAAGATCACCAACAGTGGAATTGAGAGCGGCGTGCTGAGCAAGCTGAAAAGGTTGCTTTACTTATTCCTTGAAGATAACGAATTGGAAGAGGTACCTGCTCCATTACCAGTGGGCCTGGAACAGCTAAGACTGGCTAGAAACAAAATCTCCAGAATCCCAGAAGGAGTCTTCAGCAACTTGGAAAACCTTACTATGTTAGATCTGCACCATAACAGTTTGTTGGACAGCGCTCTTCAAAGTGACACCTTCCAAGGACTCAACAATCTTATGCAACTCAACATAGCAAAAAATTCACTCAAGAAAATGCCTTTGAGCCTTCCAGCTAACACACTGCAGCTGTTTTTGGATAACAACTCCATTGAGGTGATACCAGAAAATTACTTCAGTGCAATACCCAAAGTGACTTTCCTTAGGCTGAACTACAATAAATTATCTGATGACGGTATTCCCCCAAATGGGTTTAATGTTTCATCTATTCTAGATCTACAGCTGTCTCACAACCAGCTCACTAAAATTCCACCGATCAATGCTCATCTTGAGCACCTTCACCTTGATCACAACAGAATCAAAA GTGTCAATGGCACTCAAATATGCCCAGTCTCAATTGCCGTAGAAGACGACTACGGTTTTTATGGCAACATCCCTCGCCTCCGATACCTTCGCCTGGATGGAAATGAAATTCAACCTCCAATCCCACTGGATGTCATGATATGTTTCCGACTACTTCAAGCTGTTGTCATATAA